The nucleotide sequence ATCTCCACCGTCTATCGTACGGTCAAGCTGTTCGAGGATGCCGGCATCATCGAGCGGCACGATTTCCGCGACGGCAGGTCGCGCTACGAGCAACGCAGCGAATTCCACCACGATCATCTCATCAACCTGCGCACCGGCGACGTGCTGGAGTTCCAGTCTGACGAGATCGAGGCGCTGCAGCGCGAGATCGCGCGCAAGCTCGGCTATCGCCTCGTCGACCACCGGCTGGAATTGTACTGCCTGCCGTTGGAGGATGCGCCGGCCAGCTCGACGCCTCCCGCCATCACCTGATGCCGCGCGCCCTGTCCATTCCGTCGCTTGTGCTGGTCACCCTGCTGCTGCTGCCGCTGCAATGGCTGGCAGTGACGTTCCGGCTGTCGATGCGGCGGTTGATCCCGCTGATCTATCACCGCGCCATCTTGAGAATCCTCGGGGTGCGGGTTTTCGTCAGCGGCGAGCCCGCCAGCGACGGGCCGGTGCTGGTGGTGTCCAACCACGCCTCCTGGCTCGATATTCCGGTGCTGGGCTCGCTGTTCCCGCTGGTGTTCGTCGCCAAGCAGGAGATCGCCGGCTGGCCGGTGTTCGGCCTGTTCGCCAAGCTGCAGCGCTCGGTGTTCGTCGACCGCTCGCGCCGGCTCAAGACCGGCGAGGTCAATGCCGAGATCGCCGCCCGCATGGTCGAGGGCGAGCCGGTGGTGCTGTTCGGCGAGGGCACCTCTTCGGACGGCAACCGCGTGCTGCCGTTCCGCTCGGCGCTGGTCGGCGCCGCCCACGACGTGCTGGGCAGCGCCGCGGGCGGCTCGGTGTCGCTGCAGCCGGTGTCGATCGCCTACACCCGGCTCGACGGCCTGCCGATGGGGCGCTTCCTGCGCCCGCACGTCGCCTGGTACGGCGACATGGATATGCCGCCGCACTTGGCTGGCGTGCTGAAGCGCAGCTCGATCGACGTCGTCGTCAGCTTCGGGCCGGTGCTCAAGTTCGACGGCGCCGCCAATCGCAAGGAGACCACGCGCCGGCTGGAGGCCGCGGTGCGGGCGATGACCGCCGCCGCCCTGGCCGGGCGGGATTTGCCGCACACCGCCGCCGTTCCTTTTTTGCCGGAAACCCGATAAGACCTTTACCTTACGCTGCCGGACGCTCGGTGAGGCGCCTGCGCCTCGGGCTGGATGGCGACCTCCGGAGGCCGCGCGGTCGGCGTTTCATGCTACCGTCGCATCCGGCCGCGACACTTGGGACGATCGATTCGCGTTGACGATGGCTGACGATTCCAAACCGCCCTTCACGTTGACGGCATCCGCCCCGCTCGGGACGTCGGGGGCGCGGAAGGTCTACGTCAAGTCGTTCGGCTGCCAGATGAACGTTTATGACGCCGAGCGCATGGCCGATACTCTTGCGCCGCAGGGCTTCGTCTCCGTGGCCGCGGCCGAGGACGCCGACCTCGTCGTGCTCAACACCTGCCACATCCGCGAGAAGGCGGCCGAGAAGGTCTATTCCGAGCTCGGCCGGCTGCGGGTGCTGAAGGAGGCTGCCGCCGCCGAGGGCCGCAAGGTGATCGTCGCCGTCGCCGGCTGCGTTGCCCAGGCCGAGGGCGCTGACATGGTGCGGCGGGCGCCGGTGGTCGACATCGTGGTCGGCCCGCAGAGCTATCACCGCCTGCCCGAGCTGGTGGCGGCGGCTGCCATCCGGCCCGGCGTGGTCGATACCGCGCTCAAGGCCGAGGACAAGTTCGACCGTCTGGTGCCGCCGGGACGCGAGCAGATCGCCCGCCGCGGCTCGAGCGCCTTCGTCACCATCCAGGAGGGTTGCTCGCGCTTCTGCACCTATTGCGTGGTGCCGAGCACCCGCGGCGGCGAGGTGTCGCGCCCGGTCGACAAGGTGGTGGCCGAGGTCGAGCGCCTCGCCGCTGCCGGGGTGCGCGAAATCACCGTGCTCGGCCAGAACGTCAACGCCTATCGCGGCGAGGGGCCGGACGGCCGGCCCTGGAAACTGCCGCGGCTGTTGGCGCGGCTGGCCGAGGTGCCCGGCATCGCCCGGCTGCGCTACGCCACCAGCCATCCGCGGGCGATGAGCGCGGAGCTGATCGCCGCCCACCGCGAGCTGCCGCAGCTGATGCCCTATCTCCATCTGCCGGCGCAGTCGGGGTCAGATCGCATTCTCGACGCCATGAACCGCCGGCATACCCGCGATCTCTATCTGCAGCGCCTCGCCGAGGTGCGGGCGGCGCGGCCGGACATCGCGCTGTCGTCAGACTTCATCGTCGGCTTCCCCGGCGAGTCCGACCAGGACTTCGCCGACACCATGGATCTCGTCGAGCGGGTCGGCTTTGCCAGCGCCTATTCCTTCAAATACTCGCCGCGGCCGGGCACCCCGGCGGCATCGATGGACGGTCAGGTGCCGGAGGCGGTCAAGTCCGAGCGGCTGACGGCGCTGCAGGCCGTGCTCGAGTCCCAGCAGCGCGCCTTCAACCTGGCCAGCGTCGGACGCACCGTCGAGGTGCTGTTCGAGAAGCCGGGCCGGCTGCCCGGCCAGATCGTCGGCAAGTCGCCGCACATGCAGGCGGTCCACGTCCAGGCCGGGGCGGAGATGATCGGCCAGATCAAGGCGGTGCGGCTGGTGGCGGTCGGCAGCCACAGCCTGTTCGGCGAGTTTGCCGACGCCGTGCCGCAGCCAATCGCGGTCTGAAGGGGAGCGAGGGTGGGAGCAGAGCGAACCAGCGGCCGGCGCGGCCAGACAGGGCTCGACCTCGTTGCCCTGGACAACGGTCGCGGTGACGGCACCCACGTCGTGCTGGAGTTCGACGACAACCGGCTGGCCAGCGCGCTGTTCGGCGAATACGGCCGCAATCTCGCGCTGATCGAGCGCCGGCTCGGCGTGACCGCCGACAGCCGCGGCAACCACGTCACCATCGCCGGACCGGCGGAATCGTGCGAGCAGACCCGCCAGGTGCTCGTTTCGCTCTACGAGCTGTTGCGCGATGGCCACGACCTCAGCCAAGGCGACGTCGAAGGCGCCATCCGCCTCGTCACCGCCCAGGGCTCGCTGTTCGAGGACGAGGCGGCGGCGCGGCGGGCCTCGGCCGAAATCCGCCTGCGCAAGCGGGTGGTGCGGGCGCGCACCCCGGTGCAGGACGCCTATATCCGGGCGCTGAAGCGCTCGACCCTGGTGTTCGCAACCGGCCCGGCCGGCACCGGCAAGACCTGGCTGGCGGTGGCCCACGCCGTTCATCTGTTCGAACGGCGCGAGGTCGACCGCATCATCTTGTCGCGGCCCGCGGTCGAGGCCGGCGAGCGGCTGGGCTTCCTGCCCGGCGATTTGCGCGAAAAGGTTGATCCTTACCTCCGTCCGGTTTATGACGCGCTCTACGACCTGATGGAGCGCGGCATGGTCGAGCGCGCGCTGCAGTCGGGCGAGATCGAGATCGCGCCGTTGGCGTTCATGCGCGGTCGGACATTGGCCAACGCGGTGGCGATCCTCGACGAGGCGCAGAACTGCACGCCGATGCAGATGAAGATGTTCCTGACCCGGCTGGGCGAAAATTCGCGGATGATCGTGACCGGCGATCCTTCGCAGATCGATCTTCCGGATGGCCAGACCTCGGGTCTGGTCGAGGCCGTCGACCTGCTGGGCGATATCGAAGGCATTTCGCAGGTGGCGTTCAGCGCGGTGGATGTGGTCCGCCACGAGCTGGTTGCGCGCATCGTCGGCGCCTACGACGCCCGCGACGTCAAGCGCTCGAACGCCGGCGCACGCAAGGGGGCAGGGCGCTGACAGCGCCAGGTCCGGAACAAGCCAGAAGATTGAGCCTGAAACCAAGTATGAAGCCAAGTCTCAAACCACGAGGACCGGGTCCGGCGCTTGAGAATTGCGGCGCGCCGGGCCCGGCGCAACGGCTCGACACCGAACTCAGCGTCGACTGTCTGCGCTGGGCCGAGGTGGCGGAGGTTGCCGCGGTGGTCGCTCGGGCCGCCGAGGCCGCCTTCGCGGCCGTGCCCGATGCACCGACGCCCGCGGAGGTCAGCATCGCGCTCGTCGACGACGCCGCCATCCGCCAACTCAACCGCGACTTCCGCGGCAAGGATCAGCCGACCAACGTGCTGTCGTTCCCGGCGCCGCCATTTGGCGTGCCGGGCGCACCGGTGCTGCTCGGCGATATCGCGGTCGCGTTCGAGACCTCGGCCGCGGAAGCCGCGGCCGAGGCCAAGTCGATCTCCGACCATCTTTCGCACCTCGTCGTGCACGGGGTGCTGCACCTCCTGGGGTTTGACCACCTCGACACCGAGGACGCCGAACATATGGAAGCGGCCGAGCGGGACATTCTTGCCGCGCTCGGCATTGCTGATCCCTATGCCGTGCGCGATGCCGATTGACCAACCATGCCAGACACCACTGAGACCCGAAGTCTTCCGCCCTCCCTTGCACCGTCGTCCGAGAGCGGGGAGGGTTTGTTCGAGCGCCTGCGCGCGTTTCTTGGCCTGAAGCAGCCGTCTTACTCCCTGCGCGACGATCTGGAGGAAGTGCTGGAAGACGGGGCGCCGACCTCGTCCGACTTCACGCCCGAAGAACGGGCAATGCTCAAGAACATTCTGGGCTTGCGCACGCTGCGCGTCGGCGACGTGGCGGTGCCGCGCGCCGACATCGTGGCGGTGGCCAAGGACATCCGGATTGGCGAACTGCTCAAGGTGTTTGCCAACGCCGTCCATTCCCGCCTCGTGGTCTATGGCGAGACGCTCGACGATCCGGTCGGCATGGTTCACATCCGCGATCTCGTCGCCTACCTCACCAATCGCGCCAGCCAGACCGGCGAGGGCGGGGGGAAAGGCGCGGAGGCAGGCGCAGGCGACGACAGCCGCCGCACCCGGCGCGCGGGCTACGACGTCGCCGCGCTCGATTTGAGCGAGCCGTTGGCGGAAACCGGCCTACTCCGCCACATTTTGTTCGTGCCGCCGTCGATGCCGGCGATCGACCTTCTGGTCAAGATGCAGGCGACCCGCGTCCACCTCGCCCTGGTGATCGACGAATACGGCGGCAGCGATGGCCTGGTCTCGATCGAGGACATGGTCGAGCAGGTGGTCGGCGACATCGAGGACGAGCACGACGACGAGATCGGGCCGAGCATCACCCAGGAGCCTGACGGCAGCTGGATCGCCGATGCTCGGGTCGGGCTCGACGAGGTGCGCGAAACCTTCGGCGAGGCGTTCGCCTCGATGGAGGGCGCCGAGGATGTCGACACGCTGGGCGGCCTGCTGGTCACGCTGGCCGGGCGGGTGCCGGTGCGCGGCGAGATTCTGCCTGGGCCGCCGGGCTATGAGTTCGAGGTGCTGGACGCCGATCCGCGCCGGGTCAAGCGCCTCAAGATCGCCCCCGCCAGCGACCGCATCCCGGCCGAACCGGCCGGCGAGTTCCCGCCGGGTGGGCCGGCCCGGACCAGCGACGACATGGTCGTGCGCTCGTGATTGCTGCGGCGATTGCCCACCGCTTCACGCTGGCGTGGGGACGCTCGCGCGCGCTGTCGGCGTTCGTGGTTGGGGCCGCCACCGCGTTGGCGATGCCGCCGACCGGCGCTGTCGCCTGGCCGGTGATCTTCCTCACCTTTCCGGTGCTGGTCTGGCTCATCGACGGCGCCGGCAGCGGCGGCGGCCGCGGCATCAAAGCTGCGGCCGGTATCGGCTGGTGGTTCGGCTTCGGCTACTTCCTCGCCGGGCTGTGGTGGGTCGGCATGGCCTTCCTGGTCGATGCCGACAAGTTCGCATGGCTGCTGCCGGTGGCGGTTGCCGGCTTGCCGGCGGGCCTTGCGTTGTTCACCGCGGCCGGAACGGCCCTGGCGCGGGCGCTGTGGCTGCCCGGCCCGGCCCGGGTGCTGGCGCTGGCGGTCGGGCTCACCGCTGCGGAATGGCTGCGTGGCCACATCCTCACCGGCTTTCCGTGGAACAGCTTCGGCTACGCGCTGGCCCAGGACCTGCGGCTTGCCCAGGGCGCCGCGCTCGGCGGACTGTGGAGCCTCACCTTCCTGGCCGTCGCGCTCGGCGCGCTGCCGGCGGTGCTGGGCGATGCGCCGCGCGACACCGCTCGGCCATGGCGCTGGGTCGGCCTTGGCGCTGCGGTGTTCGCCGGGCTGTTCGCGTTCGGCGCGGTGCGCCTTGCCACCACCGAGGTTGGCACGGTGGAGGGCGTCCGGCTGCGGCTGATGCAGCCGAACCTGCCGCAGGATCTGAAATTCCGCTACGCCGCCAAGGACGCGGTGATGGCGCATTACCTCAAGCTCAGCGGCGACCTTTCCGGGCCGGCACGGCCGAAGATCACCCACCTGATCTGGCCGGAATCGGCCTTCCCGTTCTTTCTCAGCCGCGAGCCGGATGTGCTCGCCAAGATCGCCGAGCTGTTGCCGGAGGGCGCGGTGCTGGTCACCGGCGCCGCCCGCGCCGAGGAGCGCCCCGACCTCGGGCCGCGGCGATACGATGTTTATAACGCGGTGCAGATCGTCGACGCGCGCGGCACCATCATTGCCACCGCCGACAAGGTGCACTTGGTGCCGTTTGGCGAGTTTCTTCCATTCCAGGCGACGCTGGAGTCGCTCGGGCTCGAGCAACTTACCCGTGTCCAGGGCGGGTTCTCGGCCGGCAGTCGCCGCCGCGCGCTGGTCGTGCCCGGTGCGCCGCTGGCGCTGCCATTGATCTGCTTCGAGGTGATCTTTCCCGGCAATGCGGTGCCGGGCGGGCCGCGGCCAACCTGGATGCTGAACCTGACCAATGACGGCTGGTTCGGAGATACGGCCGGTCCCCATCAGCATTTTTCCCAGGCGCGGGTGCGGGCTATCGAGGAAGGTATGCCGGTTGTGAGGGCCGCCAATACCGGAATCTCAGGGGTCGTCGACCCGCTCGGCCGCGTGGTTGCCCGGCTCGACCTTGGAATGGAAGGCATTCTCGACGCCGATCTGCCGAAGTCGGTTGCTGCGCCGTTCTATGCGCAATTATCCGATGCTATCCCTGCTGCTTTATGGTGCAGCGGACTTTTGATTGTTATTTTCACGCGTCGCGCGCAACAGGCCGCCAGCACAGCCAAGCTCAGCTAGAGATCGTGCAAACCATGGGGTAAGTCATTCAAATATCGGGCGGTCCTTCCGAGGGTTGCGGACTCTGCGGTGTTTCTTTCCGCGCGAATTGGCGTTATAGAGGCCTCACCCGT is from Blastochloris viridis and encodes:
- a CDS encoding Fur family transcriptional regulator, with protein sequence MRMTEQRRVIARVLAEAEDHPDVEELYRRAVAVDEHISISTVYRTVKLFEDAGIIERHDFRDGRSRYEQRSEFHHDHLINLRTGDVLEFQSDEIEALQREIARKLGYRLVDHRLELYCLPLEDAPASSTPPAIT
- a CDS encoding lysophospholipid acyltransferase family protein, whose translation is MPRALSIPSLVLVTLLLLPLQWLAVTFRLSMRRLIPLIYHRAILRILGVRVFVSGEPASDGPVLVVSNHASWLDIPVLGSLFPLVFVAKQEIAGWPVFGLFAKLQRSVFVDRSRRLKTGEVNAEIAARMVEGEPVVLFGEGTSSDGNRVLPFRSALVGAAHDVLGSAAGGSVSLQPVSIAYTRLDGLPMGRFLRPHVAWYGDMDMPPHLAGVLKRSSIDVVVSFGPVLKFDGAANRKETTRRLEAAVRAMTAAALAGRDLPHTAAVPFLPETR
- the miaB gene encoding tRNA (N6-isopentenyl adenosine(37)-C2)-methylthiotransferase MiaB, which produces MADDSKPPFTLTASAPLGTSGARKVYVKSFGCQMNVYDAERMADTLAPQGFVSVAAAEDADLVVLNTCHIREKAAEKVYSELGRLRVLKEAAAAEGRKVIVAVAGCVAQAEGADMVRRAPVVDIVVGPQSYHRLPELVAAAAIRPGVVDTALKAEDKFDRLVPPGREQIARRGSSAFVTIQEGCSRFCTYCVVPSTRGGEVSRPVDKVVAEVERLAAAGVREITVLGQNVNAYRGEGPDGRPWKLPRLLARLAEVPGIARLRYATSHPRAMSAELIAAHRELPQLMPYLHLPAQSGSDRILDAMNRRHTRDLYLQRLAEVRAARPDIALSSDFIVGFPGESDQDFADTMDLVERVGFASAYSFKYSPRPGTPAASMDGQVPEAVKSERLTALQAVLESQQRAFNLASVGRTVEVLFEKPGRLPGQIVGKSPHMQAVHVQAGAEMIGQIKAVRLVAVGSHSLFGEFADAVPQPIAV
- a CDS encoding PhoH family protein; the encoded protein is MDNGRGDGTHVVLEFDDNRLASALFGEYGRNLALIERRLGVTADSRGNHVTIAGPAESCEQTRQVLVSLYELLRDGHDLSQGDVEGAIRLVTAQGSLFEDEAAARRASAEIRLRKRVVRARTPVQDAYIRALKRSTLVFATGPAGTGKTWLAVAHAVHLFERREVDRIILSRPAVEAGERLGFLPGDLREKVDPYLRPVYDALYDLMERGMVERALQSGEIEIAPLAFMRGRTLANAVAILDEAQNCTPMQMKMFLTRLGENSRMIVTGDPSQIDLPDGQTSGLVEAVDLLGDIEGISQVAFSAVDVVRHELVARIVGAYDARDVKRSNAGARKGAGR
- the ybeY gene encoding rRNA maturation RNase YbeY, with translation MVARAAEAAFAAVPDAPTPAEVSIALVDDAAIRQLNRDFRGKDQPTNVLSFPAPPFGVPGAPVLLGDIAVAFETSAAEAAAEAKSISDHLSHLVVHGVLHLLGFDHLDTEDAEHMEAAERDILAALGIADPYAVRDAD
- a CDS encoding hemolysin family protein; protein product: MPDTTETRSLPPSLAPSSESGEGLFERLRAFLGLKQPSYSLRDDLEEVLEDGAPTSSDFTPEERAMLKNILGLRTLRVGDVAVPRADIVAVAKDIRIGELLKVFANAVHSRLVVYGETLDDPVGMVHIRDLVAYLTNRASQTGEGGGKGAEAGAGDDSRRTRRAGYDVAALDLSEPLAETGLLRHILFVPPSMPAIDLLVKMQATRVHLALVIDEYGGSDGLVSIEDMVEQVVGDIEDEHDDEIGPSITQEPDGSWIADARVGLDEVRETFGEAFASMEGAEDVDTLGGLLVTLAGRVPVRGEILPGPPGYEFEVLDADPRRVKRLKIAPASDRIPAEPAGEFPPGGPARTSDDMVVRS
- the lnt gene encoding apolipoprotein N-acyltransferase, which codes for MIAAAIAHRFTLAWGRSRALSAFVVGAATALAMPPTGAVAWPVIFLTFPVLVWLIDGAGSGGGRGIKAAAGIGWWFGFGYFLAGLWWVGMAFLVDADKFAWLLPVAVAGLPAGLALFTAAGTALARALWLPGPARVLALAVGLTAAEWLRGHILTGFPWNSFGYALAQDLRLAQGAALGGLWSLTFLAVALGALPAVLGDAPRDTARPWRWVGLGAAVFAGLFAFGAVRLATTEVGTVEGVRLRLMQPNLPQDLKFRYAAKDAVMAHYLKLSGDLSGPARPKITHLIWPESAFPFFLSREPDVLAKIAELLPEGAVLVTGAARAEERPDLGPRRYDVYNAVQIVDARGTIIATADKVHLVPFGEFLPFQATLESLGLEQLTRVQGGFSAGSRRRALVVPGAPLALPLICFEVIFPGNAVPGGPRPTWMLNLTNDGWFGDTAGPHQHFSQARVRAIEEGMPVVRAANTGISGVVDPLGRVVARLDLGMEGILDADLPKSVAAPFYAQLSDAIPAALWCSGLLIVIFTRRAQQAASTAKLS